One Gadus morhua chromosome 23, gadMor3.0, whole genome shotgun sequence DNA segment encodes these proteins:
- the LOC115537092 gene encoding mucin-17 isoform X1: MPASKRSSEPHSPQAKMMKLEVDDEATPGEYNSSLKAEDEHEGAEDAHEGTVPPWTKNKDPPTAKEEDEEVASFLQESKPSPRQNDSDPPLKKAKLFIATSASSGMGSPQSIESKSSQKRPASTELSRTASSDSDGETQTDAGDLSLCVTKHHNRAKRAATELLVDQSAARQTLDDGRPPYPTVMDHNYGRSSEGSSDSSVLDESANTETEVNVSSATDAETTQYINSTSLPLLQAMPYSVIQSTHPAVEARRHEGEESTRSTAEAGGSTEHVNSRTSAKHEEHKTEDSSERTSREPDSQNHIDGKIVEPPPPAETSDPSSSDRNLNVIAEVNMFASQSEERCGGLVELEVITYEAEETQDPAPEDLKQEIPCKREAEERKQQDVTERTAVTEAAKKTGIEFGPSSNQNDQEQAIASPSEGSLTPARTLGPQETKDEAQVKTEKTPTAEPILPDPTEPGREETLANCCGVHQVAENLGSPPGIQADLAEEIRIVPVAEESIAAPESAAEVQLVHGVQEPDDRTVSSSSEVVVTNSEEHVGRTVYERVTVQEPEITSNLGSATSSQGMCEVAPAEDIQPEVMQSVHTSTSTYSGVSAQLTLTNPDSRQTEYECVSECVTVQETPNLVSTTTDTPPTEKLEPDGTQHLDVTPGTSRDGPELLPDTYSGVIADCVDGGEVQPQVTLSSSTANLGEKTNKVISEATMEEEVSLKVEDDSAVPGVSSHGPDHMVVQPLNSEAQDNANLESTATLVISSALPTPGMLHFEEASTDLSISTTVPSVNENNEVVFECLAETSVNMYSTATDDQIHGHAQVIMEGVLHRETHSADNGSVDVDTRLSQQVRMNAVSKEGETIISEYVHEQKTEMNRMSKEISLSAPSDKLADKEIQRFNDDYTGMSSEAPKHLTLSTSDCAPYMEMTETKPHLFNQALENENQEQEEQSTGTSKDGASQLIKYEMVAQSIPVQSPEIAAMSMTVPSQQAATPFPNKEIQTQKEVMAMDKHLLIANSQGKDVITTESKAAPEAESYEVMHTTSTPEEMHEQEKKGRGGEPGNHSGIEHTPTYDKEKEADKYDKMAADLQTATTDGVPHFITAAEQQIQVFHEEPIAAVNNVEEGYLISNAELLDKDSTTEAVAYVTSGDKEETPSVEEKSHSVREDLQEGAGCVIDEVEVNASLGSTIGQGQAQVNSDVIVLVCDQPEGLEVIESSTVNKPDAEDVTEQMETVFQSEGEPKDFQVVYEAISSPESTIDEEVSVVSGIIRLPNVPKKDTQVVEVHSAAISATSEVNVRLIPVQEADEHINGKTPACLPDSQSDMDNIETMTCEETAESFYVLPIEHTNGAADMGDVLMVATSDEVAEPNIQKTEAMADVLEITSDNVPEPNIHTTEAMAEVLEETTSKDIKEQNILNREQRLEGLMVTTGNEVPRQNLLTTEERREVPVLTTSDGVSEPRFQKYKEIGEVLVVATIDHIPEINIQNTEEMGEVPIVTTSDKVPEQNIQHAEEIVDVFVETTSNHIPEQSFQKKVKMAEALVVADSEKIPERNIQKTEGMGGVLVVATCDNILEQTMQQIEGMGDVLGVATCDDMPEPTIEQMEGAPESVEMQKDNGLQELSQVTPIATSMAPREPTPDSLSQEDVMESLTVPESPDQADIITQAAAASGLNTSLSEHLNSDGQMVEADQVLNLNGASQSLYSAIGVHQYQPMEQSTVTGSNEEAREDMEVRSSTNTSPVALLENYIPSAPNPDQQEEQSAEKNLDATEHDMEPSAVCETQMTAYENASVDMTRGVETSMDNADSDMQILVDIELGHQVEVQDESEMEDPDLVIIEKSQLAAEMPSLEVENGGEKSPIIKADSNSTIADGTTSKITTSSTDKRVQKAEETNKTSTPSIIPEPKAEVTVEKPKKQQMNTQARTKARLAALAEQKAAASKRAAQKQQLNLLALCEEIAEDIATDSMLLKRIEEEKIAAAAKIEALKKESRSVEMQEAIVVPPTPAGSQASSPPVNTTDGAEAAKPTTATTINPPAEPATAKPVVPEPPKRRFFVSQIVVPLKAHEKKKLTRYQRLRQVELQREKMSWTRVKKLKTDQAHQMLFSDIDFDSSNPFLMPPVATPSTPIANKPSATYTSTASTSASTISALPAMPQVPDAAVAKPDQSKTPEQSKAVTTPDLPLVVTTPDPSKVVATPEPSKADQKVTATKTDQKVTATPARPGRPRREAASPKVEPAKVVSSKVETKKTEPPKITSAKGPTPKVTRSSTRKTLPAKPPPMPNGMNSQKAKSEVEYKPYRPRPKYTFEDFELDDDPPPVVQRRPMPQQRPGQQPGPSQQSTSNTQVRPTSQSTNPTAQSRTTPPSKPMFFSQSKLQGTPVRQASSQSKPVTSTPVMLKPTTSTPVQSRPAISSTVQSKPLTTTASESKPVAVTTSQSKPTTSATGQLKPATSNASQSKPMTPTGQSRPVTYKAPQLKPFHSTVAQSKPSIAAAPQSKTTIAAATQPISAVPSKPTLKVSDTAGSVPGKAIPSGPPAPQTPQPTADQAPKPQPGSPKEELEVKPAVETPLLIPAVPQPNASMETLSVQPPAIPHNVKHQDSTDEVSPPPPSSLPPPQKQQTSPNMMEPKEEKTEVKSPPPSPMKASPPDEQAEASKPAEKTPAQPSEHRVAKAESNTTPLSEAALQKEVKKLKDTDKDGSQTIIDAGQKHFGAVACSVCGMLYSASNPEDETQHILFHNQFISAVKYVGWKKERILGEYPDGKIILVLPDDPKYALKKVEEIREMVDNDLGFQQVETKCPSQTKTFLFISNDKKVAGCLIAEHIQEGYRVIEDPPPQGSEKEQVMFERQRAWCCSSTSEPAICGISRIWVFSMMRRQGIASRMIECLRNNFIYGSCLGKDELAFSDPTPDGKLFATRYFGTSRFLVYNFVSGTSSSEPKTAAV, from the exons ATGCCTGCTTCCAAGAGGAGCTCAGAGCCCCACAGCCCCCAGGCTAAGATGATGAAGCTGGAGGTGGATGACGAGGCTACTCCAGGTGAATATAACAGCTCACTTAAAGCAGAAGATGAACATGAGGGGGCAGAAGATGCACATGAAGGGACAGTACCTCCATGGACCAAGAATAAAGATCCTCCAACAGCaaaggaggaagacgaggaggttGCGTCTTTCCTCCAAGAATCCAAACCGAGCCCTCGTCAGAACGACTCTGACCCTCCTCTTAAAAAAGCCAAGCTCTTTATCGCCACAAGTGCCTCCTCTGGAATGGGCTCACCACAGAGCATTGAGTCCAAGTCCTCTCAGAAGAGACCAGCCAGCACAGAACTTTCCAGAACTGCGTCCTCCGATTCGGACGGtgagacgcagacagatgctGGTGACTTGTCCCTGTGCGTCACAAAACACCACAACCGAGCCAAGCGCGCCGCCACCGAATTGCTGGTTGATCAATCGGCCGCCAGACAGACGCTAGACGACGGTAGGCCTCCTTACCCAACAGTAATGGACCACAACTACGGCAGGTCCTCAGAGGGTTCCAGTGACAGCAGTGTTCTGGACGAGAGCGCCAACACTGAGACGGAAGTAAACGTGAGCTCCGCCACTGATGCAGAGACCACGCAGTATATCAATAGCACATCACTACCATTGTTACAGGCAATGCCGTACTCTGTTATACAAAGTACACACCCAGCAGTAGAAGCCAGGAGACATGAAGGTGAGGAATCTACAAGGTCAACTGCTGAAGCAGGCGGCAGTACAGAACATGTAAATAGCAGAACAAGTGCAAAGCATGAAGAACATAAAACAGAGGATTCCTCAGAAAGAACCAGCAGAGAACCAGACAGCCAGAACCACATTGATGGGAAAATTGTAGAACCACCGCCACCAGCAGAAACATCGGACCCCAGCTCCAGTGACAGAAACCTAAATGTTATAGCTGAAGTAAATATGTTTGCCAGTCAGTCAGAAGAAAGATGTGGAGGTTTAGTAGAGCTAGAGGTTATTACGTATGAAGCAGAGGAGACCCAGGACCCTGCCCCAGAGGATCTGAAGCAAGAAATACCGTGTaaaagggaggcagaggaacGGAAGCAACAGGATGTTACTGAGCGAACTGCTGTCACAGAGGCCGCAAAAAAGACAGGGATAGAATTTGGTCCATCATCCAATCAAAATGACCAGGAACAGGCGATTGCAAGTCCCAGTGAAGGGAGTTTGACACCAGCCAGGACCCTGGGCCCGCAAGAGACTAAAGATGAAGCCCAGGTTAAAACAGAAAAGACCCCAACAGCTGAGCCGATACTGCCCGACCCGACCGAACCCGGCAGGGAAGAGACGTTAGCTAACTGTTGTGGAGTTCACCAAGTGGCCGAGAATCTCGGGAGCCCGCCTGGCATCCAGGCTGACCTAGCTGAAGAGATCAGGATTGTACCAGTGGCTGAGGAATCCATCGCTGCTCCAGAGAGCGCCGCTGAGGTACAGTTGGTCCATGGCGTCCAGGAACCCGATGACAGAACGGTGTCCAGCTCCTCTGAGGTTGTAGTTACAAACAGTGAAGAACATGTGGGAAGAACGGTGTATGAACGTGTGACTGTACAAGAGCCAGAAATCACCTCCAACCTTGGTTCTGCAACTTCATCACAGGGAATGTGTGAAGTGGCCCCTGCTGAGGATATACAACCTGAGGTTATGCAGAGCGTCCACACCTCCACAAGTACTTATAGTGGTGTTTCAGCACAGTTGACTCTTACGAATCCTGACAGTAGACAAACAGAGTATGAGTGTGTATCTGAATGCGTCACTGTACAAGAAACTCCAAACCTGGTTTCTACGACAACAGACACACCACCCACTGAGAAATTGGAACCGGATGGGACCCAGCACCTTGATGTCACACCAGGTACTTCTAGGGACGGCCCAGAACTTCTACCTGATACTTACAGTGGGGTTATAGCTGACTGTGTGGATGGTGGAGAGGTTCAACCACAGGTCACCCTGAGTTCTTCGACAGCAAACCTAGGAGAGAAGACAAACAAGGTTATCAGTGAGGCTacaatggaggaggaggtgagcctGAAGGTTGAAGATGACAGTGCAGTCCCAGGTGTATCTTCTCATGGTCCGGACCATATGGTGGTTCAACCATTGAACAGTGAGGCCCAAGATAATGCAAATTTGGAATCTACAGCAACATTGGTGATATCCAGCGCTTTGCCAACACCAGGTATGCTACATTTTGAGGAGGCCAGTACAGATTTATCAATTTCAACAACTGTACCATCTGTAAATGAAAACAATGAAGTTGTCTTTGAATGTTTAGCCGAAACATCTGTTAATATGTATTCTACAGCAACTGATGACCAGATACATGGACATGCACAAGTTATAATGGAAGGTGTTCTACACAGGGAAACCCATTCAGCTGATAACGGGAGTGTAGATGTAGACACTAGACTTTCACAACAGGTCAGGATGAATGCTGTTAGTAAGGAAGGAGAAACTATAATCTCTGAATATGTACATGAACAAAAGACTGAGATGAACAGAATGTCAAAAGAGATTTCCCTCAGCGCACCTTCTGACAAGTTGGCGGACAAGGAGATCCAGAGGTTTAACGATGACTACACCGGTATGTCTAGTGAGGCTCCCAAACATCTGACACTTTCAACCTCTGATTGTGCTCCATATATGGAGATGACTGAAACCAAGCCACATCTTTTCAACCAAGCCCTGGAAAATGAAAATCAAGAGCAGGAGGAACAAAGTACGGGCACGTCGAAAGATGGAGCTAGCCAGCTGATCAAATATGAAATGGTTGCTCAAAGTATTCCTGTCCAAAGCCCTGAGATAGCAGCAATGAGCATGACCGTGCCATCACAACAAGCAGCAACTCCATTTCCCAACAAGGAGATTCAAACTCAGAAAGAAGTCATGGCTATGGACAAACACCTATTGATTGCAAATTCTCAAGGAAAGGATGTGATTACCACTGAATCCAAGGCTGCCCCAGAGGCTGAGTCATACGAAGTCATGCACACTACCAGCACACCAGAGGAAATGCATGAGCAGGAAAAAAAAGGGCGTGGAGGAGAACCAGGAAACCATAGTGGTATTGAACATACCCCCACTTACGACAAGGAAAAAGAAGCGGATAAGTATGATAAGATGGCAGCAGATTTGCAAACCGCAACCACAGATGGTGTGCCTCACTTCATAACTGCAGCAGAACAGCAAATCCAGGTGTTTCATGAAGAACCAATCGCTGCGGTAAATAATGTTGAAGAAGGATATTTGATTTCCAATGCTGAACTTCTGGATAAGGACTCTACAACGGAAGCAGTAGCTTACGTGACATCGGGTGACAAGGAAGAAACACCGTCAGTGGAGGAGAAATCACATTCTGTCCGTGAAGATTTACAAGAAGGGGCTGGATGTGTCATTGATGAGGTTGAGGTTAATGCGTCACTCGGTTCCACAATTGGTCAAGGTCAGGCACAGGTTAACAGCGACGTGATTGTATTGGTCTGTGATCAACCAGAGGGCCTAGAAGTCATTGAGTCTTCCACTGTAAATAAGCCTGATGCAGAGGATGTCACTGAGCAGATGGAGACCGTCTTTCAGTCAGAAGGGGAGCCAAAAGATTTCCAGGTTGTGTATGAAGCCATTAGTAGCCCAGAGAGCACCATAGACGAGGAGGTCAGTGTTGTGTCAGGAATCATTCGGTTACCCAATGTGCCGAAGAAGGATACCCAAGTGGTGGAAGTTCATTCTGCTGCCATCTCTGCAACAAGCGAGGTAAACGTACGGTTAATTCCCGTACAAGAGGCCGATGAGCATATCAATGGAAAAACTCCAGCCTGTCTCccagacagccaatcagacatGGATAATATTGAAACGATGACGTGTGAGGAAACTGCAGAGAGTTTTTATGTGTTGCCCATTGAGCACACCAACGGTGCGGCAGACATGGGAGATGTTCTTATGGTCGCCACCAGCGATGAAGTCGCAGAGCCTAACATCCAAAAAACAGAGGCCATGGCAGATGTTTTGGAGATCACCAGCGACAACGTCCCGGAGCCTAACATCCACACAACAGAGGCCATGGCAGAAGTTTTGGAAGAGACCACCAGCAAAGACATCAAAGAGCAGAACATCCTAAACAGAGAACAGAGGCTAGAGGGACTAATGGTGACCACCGGCAATGAAGTCCCGAGGCAGAACCTCCTAACcacagaggaaaggagagaggttCCCGTCTTGACCACCAGTGACGGAGTCTCGGAGCCGAGGTTCCAGAAGTACAAAGAGATTGGAGAGGTGCTGGTTGTTGCCACCATTGACCACATCCCAGAGATAAACATCCAAAACActgaggagatgggagaggtTCCCATTGTGACTACCAGCGACAAAGTCCCAGAGCAGAACATCCAACATGCAGAAGAGATTGTAGATGTTTTTGTGGAGACCACTAGCAATCACATCCCGGAGCAGAGCTTCCAAAAGAAGGTAAAGATGGCAGAGGCACTCGTCGTTGCCGATAGTGAGAAAATACCAGAGCGTAACATCCAAAAGACTGAAGGAATGGGAGGTGTTTTGGTGGTGGCCACCTGTGACAATATTCTGGAGCAGACCATGCAACAGATTGAAGGAATGGGAGATGTTTTGGGTGTTGCCACCTGTGACGATATGCCAGAGCCGACCATAGAACAGATGGAAGGAGCACCAGAGTCCGTAGAAATGCAGAAGGACAACGGACTTCAAGAACTGTCCCAGGTGACACCGATCGCCACATCGATGGCCCCAAGAGAACCAACACCTGACAGTTTGTCTCAGGAGGACGTCATGGAGTCCCTCACTGTCCCAGAGAGTCCTGATCAAGCAGACATCATCACccaggcagcagcagcctctggCCTCAACACATCGCTGTCGGAACACTTGAACTCAGACGGGCAGATGGTAGAAGCTGACCAGGTGTTGAATCTAAACGGAGCCTCTCAGAGCCTCTATTCTGCCATCGGCGTCCATCAGTATCAACCCATGGAGCAGAGCACCGTGACAGGTTCAAATGAAGAAGCAAGAGAAGATATGGAGGTCAGGTCTTCAACAAATACTTCGCCAGTGGCACTGCTGGAGAACTATATTCCATCAGCTCCAAATCCTGATCAGCAAGAGGAGCAATCTGCTGAGAAAAACCTAGATGCCACTGAGCATGACATGGAACCTTCTGCTGTCTGTGAAACACAAATGACAGCCTATGAGAACGCAAGTGTTGACATGACTAGGGGCGTAGAGACGAGCATGGACAATGCAGATTCTGATATGCAGATTTTGGTTGACATAGAGCTCGGCCACCAGGTCGAGGTACAGGATGAGAGCGAAATGGAAGACCCAGATCTTGTCATAATAGAAAAGTCACAATTAGCAGCGGAAATGCCTTCATTGGAAGTAGAAAATGGGGGAGAGAAGAGCCCCATCATTAAGGCAGACAGCAACTCAACTATTGCAGACGGCACCACAAGTAAAATCACCACAAGTAGCACAGACAAAAGAGTTCAGAAGGCAGAGGAGACCAACAAAACCAGCACGCCAAGCATCATTCCCGAGCCAAAGGCAGAAGTGACTGTGGAAAAGCCCAAGAAGcaacagatgaacacacaggcCAGAACCAAAGCCCGCCTGGCTGCACTCGCTGAGCAGAAGGCCGCTGCCTCGAAGAGGGCGGCCCAGAAGCAGCAGCTCAACCTCCTGGCACTGTGTGAGGAGATCGCAGAAGACATTGCCACGGACAGCATGCTGTTGAAGAGGATCGAGGAGGAAAAAATTGCTGCCGCCGCCAAGATAGAAGCCTTGAAGAAGGAAAGCCGATCTGTTGAAATGCAGGAAGCCATCGTTGTTCCTCCTACTCCTGCTGGATCCCAAGCATCTTCTCCACCTGTCAACACCACCGACGGGGCTGAAGCCGCAAagcccaccactgccaccaccatcaacccccCCGCAGAGCCAGCTACCGCCAAACCGGTAGTTCCAGAACCACCCAAAAGAAGGTTCTTCGTCAGCCAGATCGTTGTTCCCCTTAAAGCCCacgagaagaagaagctgacaAGGTACCAGCGGCTACGACAGGTAGAGCTTCAGCGCGAAAAGATGTCCTGGACTCGTGTGAAGAAGCTCAAAACTGACCAAGCACATCAGATGTTGTTTTCGGATATTGATTTTGATTCTTCTAATCCGTTTCTAATGCCTCCTGTGGCGACACCTTCGACTCCCATAGCTAATAAGCCCAGCGCAACTTACACAAGTACAGCCTCAACCAGCGCTTCAACAATCAGCGCTCTGCCTGCTATGCCTCAGGTCCCTGATGCTGCTGTTGCCAAACCGGATCAATCCAAGACACCAGAGCAATCTAAGGCAGTGACTACACCAGACCTGCCTCTGGTGGTTACGACACCAGACCCGTCTAAGGTGGTGGCGACACCGGAACCATCTAAGGCAGACCAAAAGGTGACAGCCACCAAAACAGACCAAAAGGTGACGGCAACTCCGGCAAGGCCAGGGAGACCGCGGCGGGAGGCAGCATCACCGAAAGTTGAACCTGCCAAGGTTGTAAGTTCCAAAGTGGAGACAAAGAAGACTGAACCACCCAAAATAACTTCGGCTAAGGGGCCAACGCCTAAAGTTACCCGATCATCCACCAGAAAGACCCTTCCAGCCAAACCTCCTCCCATGCCCAACGGTATGAATTCTCAGAAGGCAAAATCTGAGGTGGAGTATAAACCATACAGACCCCGGCCCAAGTACACTTTTGAGGACTTTGAACTGGATGATGACCCACCTCCAGTAGTCCAAAGAAGACCCATGCCTCAACAAAGGCCTGGACAGCAACCAGGCCCAAGCCAGCAGTCCACCTCCAACACTCAAGTTAGGCCCACGTCTCAGTCCACAAACCCCACAGCTCAATCTAGAACGACACCTCCATCAAAACCCATGTTCTTTTCACAGTCTAAGCTACAGGGCACACCTGTTAGGCAAGCCTCAAGTCAGTCAAAGCCTGTGACCTCAACTCCAGTTATGTTAAAGCCGACGACTTCAACTCCAGTTCAGTCAAGGCCTGCAATTTCATCTACAGTTCAGTCAAAACCTCTTACCACAACAGCTTCCGAGTCAAAGCCTGTTGCTGTCACCACTTCCCAATCAAAGCCCACAACTTCAGCTACTGGTCAGCTGAAGCCCGCCACTTCAAACGCATCCCAATCCAAGCCGATGACTCCTACCGGTCAGTCAAGGCCTGTCACATATAAGGCTCCCCAACTAAAACCTTTCCATTCAACTGTTGCTCAGTCCAAACCGTCCATTGCAGCTGCCCCACAGTCGAAGACCACAATTGCTGCAGCAACTCAGCCCATTTCTGCTGTTCCCTCTAAACCGACCCTGAAGGTATCGGACACCGCTGGTTCGGTACCAGGCAAGGCCATTCCCTCTGGACCCCCTGCGCCCCAAACACCACAACCCACGGCGGACCAGGCGCCCAAGCCTCAGCCTGGCTCTCCTAAAGAAGAGCTGGAAGTGAAACCTGCCGTGGAGACCCCATTGTTGATACCTGCCGTTCCACAGCCTAACGCTTCCATGGAGACACTGAGCGTCCAACCCCCTGCTATACCACACAACGTCAAACACCAG GACTCCACCGATGAggtgtctcctccccctccatcatcTTTACCTCCGCCGCAGAAGCAGCAGACGTCTCCAAACATGATGGAGCCGAAGGAAGAGAAGACTGAAG TCAAATCTCCACCGCCCTCGCCCATGAAAGCCTCCCCTCCTGATGAGCAGGCGGAGGCTTCCAAGCCTGCGGAGAAGACCCCGGCCCAGCCTTCTGAACA CAGGGTGGCGAAGGCGGAGAGCAACACCACTCCTCTCTCGGAGGCGGCCCTGcagaaggaggtgaagaagcTGAAGGATACAGACAAAGATGGCAGCCAAACCATCATC GACGCGGGGCAGAAGCACTTCGGGGCGGtggcctgcagtgtgtgtgggatgcTGTATTCTGCTTCCAACCCCGAGGATGAAACCCAGCACATCCTCTTCCACAACCAGTTCATCAGCGCCGTCAAATAcgtg GgttggaagaaggagaggatcCTGGGAGAGTATCCGGACGGGAAGATCATCCTGGTCCTCCCAGATGATCCCAAGTACGCCCTGAAGAAG GTGGAGGAGATCAGGGAGATGGTAGACAACGACCTGGGCTTCCAGCAGGTGGAGACAAAGTGTCCGTCCCAGACCAAGACCTTCCTGTTCATCTCCAACGACAAGAAGGTGGCCGGCTGCCTCATCGCAGAGCACATCCAGGAG ggctaCCGGGTGATCGAGGACCCGCCCCCACAGGGCTCGGAGAAGGAGCAGGTGATGTTCGAGCGCCAGAGGGCGTGGTGCTGCTCGTCGACGTCGGAGCCCGCCATCTGCGGCATCAGTCGTATCTGGGTGTTCAGTATGATGAGGAGGCAGGGCATCGCCTCGCGCATGATCGAGTGCCTCAG GAACAACTTCATCTACGGCTCGTGTCTGGGCAAGGACGAGCTGGCCTTCTCAGACCCCACGCCGGACGGCAAGCTGTTCGCCACGCGATACTTCGGCACATCGCGCTTCCTGGTGTACAACTTTGTTAGCGGCACGAGTTCCTCAGAGCCCAAGACTGCCGCCGTGTGA